In Bifidobacterium sp. ESL0775, the following are encoded in one genomic region:
- the cysS gene encoding cysteine--tRNA ligase, translating to MENATKPQNSNLPESAPQPGLADAATGLKLYNTATHEVSEFTPIKPGKVGIYVCGATVQSSPHIGHIRAAVAFDIVRRWFEKLGYDVTFIRNVTDIDDKILDKAAAADQQWWARAYYYEREFTHAYDTLGVLASTYEPRATGHIGDMVDLIQRLVDRGHAYVIKDADGKPTGNVFFDVASWPHYGELTHQKQTAEVDSAAAVADEMGPSVDQSGDDKYNPLDPADYSPDKHDPRDFALWKASKESDPETARWKTPFGTGRPGWHIECSAMSHRYLDGMFDIHGGGLDLRFPHHENEMAQTRAAGYESANVWMHSAWVTAKGEKMSKSLGNGLSVPSVLAENSAWVVRYALGGVQYRSMLEWSDQTLAEAKSAYERISNFIDRAGKALGPGEQPGRDEVTAVTADQLPTDFTDAMNDDINVSGATAAIFTAIRRGNSLVSELESKQSDANPFSEADMAVLTDEYRRVLDEANDRYSDISKEAVQEDAKARFAFTHSSVSADVIDALTSRVALRETLLSVRAMLDTLGLDPLAEPWSNTTSANDASAQNAIGGTDAEAEHRLLDSMIQHQLDARDAARKAKNFEVADKIRDSLGEMGVTIEDKPTGSTWSLK from the coding sequence ATGGAAAACGCCACGAAACCGCAGAATTCCAACCTTCCCGAATCTGCCCCGCAACCGGGGCTCGCCGATGCCGCCACTGGCTTGAAGCTCTATAACACTGCCACGCACGAGGTATCCGAATTCACGCCGATCAAGCCCGGCAAGGTCGGCATCTACGTCTGCGGCGCCACGGTGCAAAGTTCGCCGCATATCGGCCATATCCGCGCGGCCGTCGCCTTCGACATCGTCCGTCGTTGGTTTGAAAAGCTCGGTTACGACGTCACTTTCATTCGCAATGTCACGGACATCGACGACAAGATCTTGGACAAGGCCGCAGCGGCAGACCAGCAGTGGTGGGCGCGCGCCTATTATTACGAACGCGAATTCACCCACGCCTACGACACGCTCGGCGTGCTCGCCTCGACTTACGAACCCCGCGCCACCGGCCATATCGGCGACATGGTGGATTTGATCCAACGCCTGGTCGACCGCGGTCACGCCTACGTCATCAAAGACGCCGACGGCAAGCCGACCGGCAACGTCTTCTTCGACGTGGCCAGTTGGCCGCACTATGGCGAGTTGACCCATCAAAAGCAGACCGCGGAAGTCGATTCCGCAGCGGCCGTTGCCGACGAGATGGGCCCCAGTGTCGACCAGTCCGGCGACGACAAATACAATCCGCTCGACCCCGCCGATTACTCCCCCGACAAGCACGATCCGCGAGATTTCGCGCTGTGGAAGGCCTCGAAGGAAAGCGACCCGGAAACCGCCCGCTGGAAGACGCCGTTCGGCACCGGTCGCCCGGGCTGGCATATCGAGTGCTCGGCGATGAGCCACCGCTACCTCGACGGCATGTTCGACATCCACGGCGGCGGCCTCGACCTGCGCTTCCCTCACCACGAGAACGAGATGGCCCAGACGCGCGCAGCCGGCTACGAATCCGCGAACGTGTGGATGCACTCGGCGTGGGTGACGGCCAAGGGCGAAAAGATGTCGAAGTCGCTGGGCAACGGGCTTTCCGTGCCAAGTGTGCTCGCCGAAAATTCGGCTTGGGTGGTGCGCTACGCCTTGGGCGGCGTGCAATATCGTTCGATGCTCGAGTGGAGCGACCAGACGCTCGCTGAGGCGAAGTCCGCCTACGAGCGCATCAGCAATTTCATCGACCGCGCCGGCAAGGCGCTGGGCCCTGGCGAGCAGCCGGGCAGGGACGAGGTCACCGCGGTCACCGCCGACCAGCTGCCCACGGATTTCACCGATGCCATGAACGACGACATCAACGTCTCCGGAGCCACGGCGGCCATTTTCACCGCCATCCGACGCGGCAACTCGCTTGTTTCGGAACTTGAGTCGAAACAATCCGACGCCAATCCCTTCAGCGAAGCCGACATGGCCGTTCTTACGGACGAATATCGTAGGGTCCTCGACGAAGCCAACGACAGGTATTCGGACATCTCCAAAGAGGCCGTCCAAGAGGACGCAAAGGCCCGGTTCGCTTTCACGCACAGCAGCGTTTCGGCGGACGTCATCGACGCACTCACCTCACGCGTCGCCTTGCGCGAGACCCTGCTTTCGGTGCGTGCGATGCTCGACACCTTGGGCCTGGACCCATTGGCCGAGCCATGGAGCAATACAACATCAGCAAACGACGCCAGCGCACAAAACGCCATCGGCGGCACCGACGCCGAAGCCGAGCACCGGCTGCTGGATTCGATGATTCAGCACCAGCTCGACGCCCGCGACGCCGCTCGCAAGGCCAAGAACTTCGAGGTGGCCGACAAGATCCGCGACAGCCTGGGTGAAATGGGCGTCACCATCGAAGACAAACCCACCGGCTCCACCTGGAGCCTAAAATAA
- the ffh gene encoding signal recognition particle protein, with amino-acid sequence MAAFSSLTDKLSNAFKHLRSKGKLSEADIDGTIREIRRALLDADVALDVVRSFTSRVRERALSEEVSQALNPAQQVVKIVNDELTQILGAGVDRPLNFAKNPPTIIMLAGLQGAGKTTLAGKLGYWLKDAGHTPLLVAADLQRPNAVTQLQVVGERADVPVYAPEKGVQSDGGEAVAAPGQTSGDPVKVARDSIQYAKDKLYDTVIIDTAGRLGVDEELMKQARDIRDAVHPNEILFVIDAMIGQDAVQTAEAFNKGVDFTGVVLSKLDGDARGGAALSVASVTGKPILFVSNGEGLKDFEVFHPDRMASRILDMGDILTLIEQAQKEFDEQEAMESAKKMAQGTYGLDDFMEQLEQVRKLGSMKSLLGMIPGMAAHRKELEALDEHEIDRTEAIIHSMTPAERRDPSIIDGSRRARIAYGSGNTVSAVNGLLQRFEQAAKMMKRMTNKVGGGIPGMGGPAMGGGYGGGKKGKKGKKKGKSKSGNPMKREAEEKALRAKLAGKKNSSGSAFAKKPQNPALPEGLQQAMDAAGTDENGTPNLPPNFGGGLAGLLG; translated from the coding sequence ATGGCAGCATTCAGTTCTTTGACAGACAAGCTCTCCAACGCGTTCAAGCACCTGAGGAGCAAAGGCAAACTTTCCGAGGCGGACATCGACGGGACGATCCGCGAGATTCGCCGTGCATTGCTCGACGCCGATGTGGCGCTCGACGTGGTGCGCTCGTTCACCTCCCGTGTACGCGAGCGCGCGCTGAGCGAAGAGGTCTCGCAGGCGCTCAACCCGGCCCAGCAGGTCGTGAAAATCGTCAACGACGAGCTGACGCAAATCCTCGGCGCCGGCGTCGACCGCCCGCTGAACTTCGCCAAGAACCCGCCAACCATCATCATGTTGGCTGGCCTTCAAGGCGCAGGTAAGACCACGCTGGCAGGCAAGCTTGGCTATTGGCTCAAGGACGCCGGCCACACCCCACTGCTGGTCGCGGCCGATTTGCAGCGTCCGAACGCCGTCACCCAGCTGCAGGTGGTCGGCGAGCGCGCGGACGTGCCGGTTTACGCGCCGGAAAAGGGCGTTCAGTCCGACGGCGGCGAGGCCGTCGCGGCTCCCGGCCAGACCAGCGGCGACCCGGTCAAAGTCGCGCGCGACTCCATCCAGTACGCCAAAGACAAACTGTATGACACGGTCATCATCGATACCGCAGGCCGTCTGGGCGTCGACGAGGAGCTGATGAAGCAGGCCCGCGACATCCGCGATGCCGTTCACCCCAACGAAATCCTCTTCGTCATCGACGCGATGATCGGCCAGGACGCGGTGCAGACCGCCGAGGCGTTCAACAAGGGCGTGGACTTTACCGGCGTAGTGCTTTCCAAGCTCGATGGCGACGCCCGAGGCGGTGCCGCGCTTTCCGTCGCATCCGTCACCGGTAAGCCAATCCTCTTCGTCTCCAACGGCGAGGGTTTGAAGGACTTCGAGGTCTTCCATCCCGACCGCATGGCCTCCCGCATCCTCGACATGGGCGATATTTTGACCCTCATCGAGCAGGCGCAGAAGGAGTTCGACGAGCAGGAAGCCATGGAGTCCGCCAAGAAGATGGCGCAGGGCACCTACGGCCTTGACGACTTCATGGAGCAGCTCGAGCAGGTGCGCAAACTCGGCTCGATGAAAAGCCTCCTGGGCATGATTCCCGGCATGGCCGCACACCGCAAGGAGCTCGAAGCCCTCGACGAGCACGAAATCGATCGCACCGAAGCCATCATCCATTCGATGACCCCGGCCGAACGCCGCGACCCTTCCATCATCGACGGCTCCCGTCGTGCCCGCATCGCCTACGGCTCCGGCAACACGGTTTCCGCGGTCAACGGCCTGCTGCAACGCTTTGAGCAGGCGGCCAAGATGATGAAACGCATGACCAACAAGGTCGGCGGCGGCATCCCCGGCATGGGCGGCCCAGCCATGGGCGGCGGCTACGGCGGCGGTAAGAAAGGCAAAAAAGGCAAGAAGAAGGGCAAGTCCAAGTCGGGCAATCCGATGAAGCGCGAGGCCGAGGAAAAGGCGTTGCGCGCCAAGCTCGCCGGCAAGAAGAACTCCAGCGGTTCGGCCTTCGCCAAGAAGCCGCAGAACCCCGCCCTTCCTGAAGGCTTGCAGCAGGCCATGGACGCGGCCGGCACCGACGAGAACGGCACTCCGAACCTTCCGCCGAACTTCGGTGGCGGCTTGGCTGGCCTGCTCGGCTGA